The following proteins are co-located in the Imtechella halotolerans genome:
- the rpmA gene encoding 50S ribosomal protein L27: MAHKKGVGSSKNGRESESKRLGVKIFGGQAAIAGNIIIRQRGTAHHPGENVYMGKDHTLHAKVDGVVKFEKKRDNKSYVSVVPFEA, translated from the coding sequence ATGGCACACAAGAAAGGTGTAGGTAGTTCCAAGAACGGTAGAGAATCAGAATCGAAACGTTTAGGTGTTAAGATTTTTGGCGGTCAAGCTGCAATTGCCGGTAATATTATTATTCGTCAACGTGGTACCGCTCACCATCCAGGTGAAAACGTGTATATGGGTAAAGACCATACATTGCACGCTAAAGTAGATGGTGTTGTAAAATTTGAAAAGAAGAGAGACAATAAGTCTTATGTTTCTGTAGTACCATTCGAGGCTTAG
- the rplU gene encoding 50S ribosomal protein L21, with translation MYAIVEIAGQQFKVAKDQKVFVHRLASEEGSKVSFDNVLLLDNNGEVTIGAPAITGASVEVKVVKHLKGDKVIVFKKKRRKGYKVKNGHRQSLTEILVENIIASGAKKAEKKVEAKKEAEVAAPADDLSKLTVAELRDIAKEKGIEGYSSMKKAELIEALS, from the coding sequence ATGTACGCAATTGTAGAGATAGCAGGGCAGCAATTCAAAGTTGCAAAAGACCAGAAAGTATTCGTTCATCGTTTGGCTAGTGAGGAAGGGTCGAAAGTTTCTTTTGACAATGTACTTCTTTTAGACAACAATGGTGAAGTTACTATAGGCGCCCCAGCTATAACTGGAGCTTCAGTAGAAGTAAAAGTAGTTAAGCACCTTAAAGGTGATAAAGTAATTGTTTTCAAAAAGAAAAGACGTAAAGGATACAAGGTGAAAAATGGTCACCGTCAATCTCTTACTGAAATTTTAGTTGAGAATATTATAGCTTCTGGAGCTAAAAAAGCAGAAAAGAAAGTAGAGGCTAAAAAAGAAGCTGAAGTTGCAGCTCCTGCAGATGATTTGAGTAAATTGACTGTAGCTGAGTTGAGAGATATAGCTAAAGAAAAAGGCATTGAGGGATACTCTTCAATGAAGAAAGCAGAATTAATAGAAGCGTTAAGCTAA
- a CDS encoding DUF4199 domain-containing protein has product MKTNVHMRYGIITAIGLIAYFLIVKLFDLHENTTLRLFNGVIMAFGIYLSIKRKRALSGDNFTYYNGFVTGLYTGFLATIIFSVFMAIYMFHLNPEFPEKVMGGWMRDFKVGPGVLVFGLLIEGAASTVILTLTFMQKFKPSWNLKKTSSKE; this is encoded by the coding sequence ATGAAAACAAATGTGCATATGCGGTATGGAATAATAACCGCCATTGGCTTGATAGCTTATTTTTTAATTGTTAAGTTATTTGACTTGCATGAAAATACTACACTTAGGCTGTTTAATGGGGTGATAATGGCTTTCGGAATATATTTGTCTATTAAAAGGAAACGAGCCCTATCTGGTGACAACTTTACTTATTATAATGGTTTTGTTACAGGTTTATATACTGGTTTTCTAGCAACAATTATTTTTTCAGTTTTCATGGCTATTTATATGTTTCATCTAAACCCAGAGTTTCCTGAAAAAGTAATGGGAGGATGGATGCGTGATTTTAAAGTAGGTCCTGGTGTACTTGTTTTTGGTCTATTGATTGAAGGTGCGGCATCGACAGTAATTTTAACTTTAACATTTATGCAAAAGTTTAAACCCAGCTGGAATTTAAAAAAAACTAGCAGTAAGGAATAA